One Vigna unguiculata cultivar IT97K-499-35 chromosome 7, ASM411807v1, whole genome shotgun sequence genomic region harbors:
- the LOC114190771 gene encoding uncharacterized protein At3g28850-like, whose amino-acid sequence MKGVKGKFLKKLKSIKPIGYLKQDRILQLKASDGYVDFLPKIPSFNLHAPFVFRENKPDKTVRSSEEVKMQEEPEVIDVAELMKDLEEEEEMDLEDYSDNKENIGPCPVKPQQHNKGVLQSGNRAKTESKQRGVLEEKKSSPAIVDSNSNRKTKTKTPLLDSDIPSFRRPDLNSGSLFDPNLLAAFEQAVKEHARMAEEQRKLRVEEESSQKVEDDDLDADPNPLMLFEEKCPPGGDGTVIFYTTTLRGIRKTFEDCNKVRFLLQSFKVLYFERDISMHKEFRDELWCSLDGKLVPPRLFVKGRYIGGAEEVLSLHEQGKLKKILEGVPMDYSNGPCEACGGIRFVLCFKCNGSHKVMEENGENNQCSQCNENGLILCPHCC is encoded by the coding sequence ATGAAGGGTGTGAAAGGAAAGTTTCTGAAGAAGCTCAAATCGATAAAGCCAATCGGGTATCTCAAGCAAGATCGAATTCTCCAACTGAAGGCCTCAGATGGGTACGTCGATTTCCTTCCAAAGATTCCGAGTTTCAACCTGCATGCCCCATTCGTTTTCCGGGAAAACAAACCCGACAAAACTGTTCGGAGCAGCGAGGAAGTGAAAATGCAGGAAGAACCTGAGGTCATAGACGTGGCAGAGCTGATGAAAGaccttgaagaagaagaagaaatggatTTGGAAGATTACAGTGACAACAAAGAGAACATAGGTCCGTGTCCGGTGAAACCCCAACAACACAACAAGGGTGTTTTGCAGAGTGGGAACAGAGCAAAAACAGAGTCAAAACAGAGAGGGGTTTTGGAGGAAAAAAAGTCTTCACCGGCAATAGTTGATAGTAACAGCAACAggaaaaccaaaaccaaaaccccTTTGTTAGATTCCGACATTCCATCATTCCGGAGACCAGACTTGAACTCTGGCAGCCTATTTGATCCGAATCTGCTGGCGGCGTTCGAGCAAGCCGTGAAGGAACATGCTAGAATGGCGGAAGAGCAGAGAAAACTCCGAGTTGAAGAAGAATCTTCACAGAAAGTGGAAGATGACGATCTTGACGCTGACCCTAACCCTTTGATGCTCTTTGAAGAGAAGTGTCCACCAGGGGGAGATGGCACTGTGATTTTCTACACCACAACGCTTAGGGGAATCCGGAAGACATTCGAAGACTGCAACAAAGTTCGCTTTTTACTTCAGAGTTTTAAGGTTTTGTATTTTGAGAGAGACATATCAATGCACAAGGAGTTCAGGGATGAGTTGTGGTGCAGTTTGGATGGGAAATTAGTGCCTCCAAGGCTTTTTGTGAAGGGAAGGTACATTGGTGGGGCAGAAGAAGTTCTTAGTTTGCATGAGCAAGGAAAGTTGAAGAAAATCTTAGAAGGGGTTCCGATGGATTACTCCAATGGCCCTTGTGAAGCGTGTGGAGGGATAAGGTTTGTGCTGTGCTTCAAGTGTAATGGTAGCCACAAGGTCATGGAAGAAAATGGAGAGAACAATCAGTGTTCTCAGTGTAATGAGAACGGGTTGATTTTGTGCCCTCATTGCTGCTAG
- the LOC114191384 gene encoding cucumber peeling cupredoxin-like gives MMHLQTPFFLSFSALFLGFFCHCSATKFTVGDSAGWIIPPYPTYYNNWTHSHFITVGDSIEFQFDDKFYNLIQVSQQEYEHCTSLEPLRIFNSSPVILPLKEKGVLFFTCSISNYCCLGQKVVISVHEGSSPKPPSPSPSPSPSPSPSPSQVPIIISPPQLSPNGSAPQPHGSSGMTSPPPPAGNTSGGNAGNSPVPSSTQGHVNNAMTLASGRSFTLSLGQVLSIIGVSLAFG, from the exons ATGATGCATCTTCAAACCCccttttttctctcattctcagCATTGTTTCTAGGTTTCTTTTGTCACTGTTCTGCAACAAAATTCACAGTGGGGGATTCTGCAGGCTGGATTATTCCACCATATCCAACATACTACAATAATTGGACACATTCCCATTTCATAACAGTAGGCGATTCTATTG AATTCCAGTTCGATGACAAATTCTACAACCTAATTCAGGTATCACAACAAGAGTACGAGCATTGCACATCACTTGAGCCTCTAAGGATATTCAATAGTAGCCCAGTAATTCTTCCACTGAAGGAAAAAGGTGTGTTGTTCTTCACATGCAGCATCTCAAACTACTGTTGTCTAGGCCAGAAGGTGGTGATTTCTGTTCATGAAGGTTCTTCACCAAAACCcccatcaccatcaccatcaccatcacctTCACCTTCACCTTCACCCTCTCAAGTGCCAATCATAATCTCTCCTCCACAACTATCACCAAATGGGTCTGCTCCTCAACCTCATGGATCTAGTGGCATGACTAGCCCTCCACCTCCTGCTGGAAACACTTCAGGAGGCAATGCTGGGAACTCTCCTGTGCCATCTTCCACACAAGGTCATGTGAATAATGCAATGACCTTGGCCAGTGGGAGAAGTTTCACTCTGTCTCTGGGGCAAGTTTTATCTATTATTGGTGTTTCTTTGGCTTTTGGGTGA
- the LOC114191385 gene encoding RING-H2 finger protein ATL70-like has translation MNSSEESVLLLVSFIILTLIVTLAAYLCSTDIPRTAPSVPAAVTHSNHTTITVEAPEPCIDQSVCNFPSLQFSKAKLCGSTSSSSSSCSICLMDYKDRDSLRVLPACGHFFHVKCVDPWLRINMTCPVCRTTIALSDKCQCLSIVLVISGKLAMENNHEIESCLLRYISETKKLAMLPMKESKLKILKSKQEN, from the exons ATGAATAGTTCAGAGGAGTCTGTGTTATTGCTAGTGAGCTTTATTATTCTGACTCTTATCGTCACACTTGCGGCTTATTTGTGTTCTACGGATATTCCACGCACTGCTCCTTCTGTTCCTGCTGCTGTGACACACTCCAACCACACCACAATCACCGTGGAGGCACCTGAGCCATGCATAGATCAGAGTGTCTGCAACTTTCCGAGTCTCCAATTTTCCAAAGCCAAATTGTGTGGTAGCACTAGTAGTAGCTCTTCAAGCTGTTCCATATGCTTGATGGATTACAAAGACCGTGATTCACTCAGAGTGCTGCCTGCCTGTGGTCACTTCTTCCATGTCAAGTGTGTTGATCCTTGGTTGAGAATCAACATGACATGTCCAGTTTGTAGGACCACAATAGCCCTATCAGAT AAATGTCAATGCCTGTCCATAGTGTTGGTTATCTCAGGCAAGCTTGCAATGGAAAAT AATCATGAGATAGAGTCATGTTTGTTAAGGTACATATCTGAGACAAAGAAGCTAGCTATGCTTCCAATGAAGGAATCCAAACTCAAGATATTAAAAAGCAagcaagaaaattaa
- the LOC114192482 gene encoding putative RING-H2 finger protein ATL71 has protein sequence MNNSTSTKDYGFNSDGFAYGVAFVIGSVVLLLTVTFACVRLRMARGPNMLNILGGIPASHPATDEDSAEQGVGLRLDDIDTSFERYPKLVYSEVEKSSSSSNIPSCSCSICLGDYKEGDMLRLLPRCDHIFHLACVDPWLRLHSTCPICRKSSLQPSLLPPST, from the coding sequence ATGAACAACAGCACATCCACTAAAGACTATGGTTTTAACTCAGATGGGTTCGCATATGGAGTAGCTTTTGTAATTGGGTCGGTGGTCTTACTTCTGACGGTGACTTTTGCATGTGTGCGCCTTCGCATGGCTCGAGGTCCCAACATGCTAAATATTTTGGGTGGAATTCCAGCATCTCATCCCGCAACAGATGAAGACTCAGCTGAACAAGGGGTTGGCCTTAGACTCGATGACATTGACACAAGCTTTGAAAGGTATCCGAAACTCGTATACTCGGAAGTAGAGAAGAGTTCAAGTTCAAGCAACATCCCTTCTTGTAGCTGCTCCATCTGCTTAGGTGACTACAAAGAGGGTGACATGTTGAGGCTACTTCCTCGCTGTGACCATATTTTTCACCTTGCTTGCGTTGATCCATGGCTTAGGTTGCATTCAACATGTCCCATATGTAGAAAATCATCTCTTCAACCTTCACTTCTTCCTCCCTCCACTTGA
- the LOC114191724 gene encoding vacuolar protein sorting-associated protein 60.2, which produces MKRVFGVKKNKEPPPSIQDASERITKRGDTVDDKIKKLDAELSRYKEQIKKTRPGPAQEAVKARAMRVLKQKRMYEGQRDMLYNQTFNLDQVQFASEGIKDAQQTMSALKSANKELKGMMKTVKIQDIDNLQDEMMDLMDVSNEIQETLGRSYNVPDDIDEDELMGELDALELDMGNETEADGVPSYLQPDKEPDLEAELNLPPAPTGQTAVPPGRSNAQTEDELGLPAVPRASIRG; this is translated from the exons ATGAAGAGAGTATTCGGTGTCAAGAAGAACAAGGAGCCTCCTCCTTCCATTCAGGATGCTTCCGAAAGG ATTACTAAACGAGGTGACACGGTGGATGATAAGATTAAAAAGCTTGATGCCGAGCTAAGTAGATATAAAGAGCAGATCAAGAAAACTAGACCTGGTCCGGCCCAGGAAGCTGTTAAAGCTAGAGCCATGAGAGTTCTTAAGCAAAAACGAAT GTATGAAGGGCAGCGTGACATGCTTTACAATCAGACGTTCAATCTCGATCAAGTTCAATTTGCTTCCGAGGGCATTAAAGACGCCCAACAAACT ATGTCAGCTTTGAAGTCTGCTAACAAGGAGCTGAAGGGAATGATGAAAACTGTGAAGATCCAAGATATTGAT AACTTGCAAGATGAGATGATGGACCTCATGGATGTAAGTAATGAGATCCAAGAGACTTTGGGTAGAAGCTATAACGTGCCTGATGACATTGACGAGGATGAACTTATGGGTG AACTAGATGCATTGGAATTAGATATGGGAAATGAGACTGAAGCTGATGGGGTCCCATCTTACCTCCAACCTGATAAAGAACCTGATTTGGAGGCAGAGCTTAACTTACCTCCTGCTCCAACAGGACAAACGGCAGTGCCACCTGGCAGATCCAATGCCCAG ACTGAGGACGAACTGGGTTTACCTGCTGTCCCTCGGGCATCCATACGTGGTTaa